The Pangasianodon hypophthalmus isolate fPanHyp1 chromosome 25, fPanHyp1.pri, whole genome shotgun sequence nucleotide sequence CACTTGGAGGAAAATAAACCTGTAatgaatacatacacacacacacatacacacacacatacttcttAAACTAGTGTAAGATTTTATCTGATCCCATTTAAAGACCTGGAGTTCTTCCAAATTTAGAAAAATttctaaacataataaaaatagatCCACAGGTTGACATTCAGTCCGAGATTCTTATCTCCCAGATGTGTCTTTGACTCATGTGGGATCAGTGATTGCCTCCTCTGAGAACAGCTCTTGTCTCATTCTCAGATGTACCCGATAACATGAGTGCAGTGCAAGTGGCATTTCTGTCCTTCCTTCCATACTAGCGATTTTTATCACCCCTTGTTTACTGCCATCATGCCAATTCAAGCTACGGCCTGGCATGCTGCTATCTGAGTCCTGGCTAAAGTACTGGCATCCAGCCCTGTTAAACAAAGATGTCTCCATCAGAGGGATCTCACTAGGCAATGGGGGCAGAGTAGGGGCGTATTTTGGCGCTTAAGAACAACAGACGCTACCATGTGAATGTCTCCCTGCCATGTTCCAGTAAGCCTCCTCACAGGTGGGCTGTGTTTTCAAACGTTCTTCAGATCCTGTCAACGGTTTATCTGGCACTGTTTGAAACACAAAACCCCCTCTTTTTTTTACTACTCGTCACCCTAGGCAAAACCACATGTTTATACAAAGCAGTGCAATGTGCAATTAACCCCCAGCAAGCTGTGCTGGTCCTGCACTTGTGAATAGTTTGGTCCTGGCACAGTGCCGTCTCGTTGATTCATTCTTGCTGTCAGGAGCAAACACTTCACTTTAACAATAGCACAATTATCTGTCTGGATCAGCAGCTGTCATGGTGTATCTGAAACACAGACACTCCACTTACTAAGCCTGGAGAGTAAGCTAATTCTGTTCTTCACATGTACCTTATGCATAATTTATGTAACTTATCCACATTTACCTACAGAACAGTGCACTAATAAAAGTACATCATAAAAGGCTGGACAGTAAATCAAAGGCTCAAAGtggttttattgtgtgttttatgaaaTCTAATGCATATGGTACTAATAAGGGGAAGATAAGCAAATAACTCTGCTAATGGCTTTAATGGTCAAACATATAAATCATGTTGACTACCTGGGGTACATTTACTcactctgcgtgtgtgtgtgtgtgtgtgtgtgtgtgtgcaggtgaacAGCCTTTCCCATGTCTAGCGTCCTATGGGGCCTCAAAGGCAGCACTAAACCTCTTCATTAATACTCTCCGTCATGAGCTGGAGCCATGGGGGATCAAAGTGTCCACGATATTACCTTCTGCCTTTAAAACAGGTGagaaaacacattcattcatgaGCTCAGAATATTTTTATGAAGTGGGTCCTCTACATTAATGTGGATGGTCTTAAACAATATTATATCGGGAGACTATCACAACTGATTTATGTCACTGGGTACTATCttgtgaatttttagagtaatccGTAATAAGCAGCTGAGATCTGCTTACAGCATACTGTCATTCAGCACAGTCAAGCAGATTGTCTTAAGTGGTTTCAAATGTACCTTTGTTCAACAGTGTTTGATACAGCAGGAGTGGTTTCCATCACCAgtgaagcgcacacacacatacaaacagaagagctaatatcattaaccagggttgccagggtttCAGCAAAATCCATCCCAACTATGTctcaaaatccacacaaaagaCTTGAAATTAGCCCAGAATATTTGgccattggaaaagggagacacattttccttctttttttccttttcatggACAAATAAGCTCACCATGGTGCACACAGATTTCTGATGCACAGACATTATCAACTTCATAATGCCTCTTTCCCTCACCCAGTCTTTGCAatatatatcttacaatagaaatggttctgtctatcatagacacactgtctgcatttacactttgcctttgtttgaacaaatgtattagatttaattctgatttgcttgatttgctttaaaacaagatcatGGTGACCAtggagtattttttattttttttttaccaatttggtgtaaaaactACGACCCTCCACCACTGAATATGTTTATAAAGCAAGCAaggggcagcatgattcctgcccagtgggcctctattagtgcttgCTGCAGTTCCCATTTCTGACCACTAGGTGTAATAGGAACTTTTTGGAGCTAAATAGGTTTATCCCTTTAGCTCTGCACAACTTCTAGATTGCACAACTTCCATAAAGGCGAACAAATCACTGGAACATCAGCATAAATCTgacaaatagcaaaaaaaaatttaaatagctGATGAAGAGATAATTCGTATTTcaaaagaatttaaaatgtatggagttgcgAAAGAGGACCTTATGAAGATTAACGCTTGTTGAATGACTGATGTACGTATATGGGGCTCTACTGCTACTGAAGATCACATAAAGGCACCCTTAAACTACAATTAATGCAATTTTCTTTTCCTACACATATTATTAGAACAGTGAGAACATTATTTGACAAAGTGCCAAATAATATAATCAAGGTTTGTAAAGACAGATAAATGTTCAGTTTAGCACTTAATACAGTTGAAAGATATTCTGATATTTATACTACTGGTTTTCTGAAATAGCATGTGATCTCCTAAAGATAGCCATGCTcctaaatgtaatttttttttctttctaagagtgtattGATCATGGCTGTCAGTAGGGAATCACATGCTATGTTAGAAAACCTGTGGAATAAATATCAGAACATACACTCTTAGAGTGTAAAAATGTTCCATCTTACACCCTAAAGCCAGGATCATCAAATGGAGTACCATgaatgagttttttttccagttacattaaaataataaggATACTATAAGCATAATACTAAtaattacacatacagtaatgTATCTAAGTAGATTAggatgcacagaaaaaaaaagccacttgGTTTATATTGGAGCTACAAAGTTAGAAGCCTAGCagtgtggaaaaaatgaaagaggtAGCCTTTACGGGTCAATGCTCACAGACGATCTTATTTCATGACATAGTGAGCTACAGTAAAGTACTGAAGTTATATAAAAATCAATAGATTCCAGCCATACCAATTTAAGAAAAGGCTAAAATATGTCACAATATACATTTAACTACATTTCCTTTCACTGCCGGGTGAATTTACTGAAGCTTTGTGCTATTTTCAAGACCCTTTAAAATCTCTGGAGGGACTAACAGATTTTTGTGCAACATTTTAGAAGAAACCCCCATTTCAGTTCTTTTAATTGAAACCctaactcaattttttttttcactcgtTAATTTAACAGGCTGCACAGCCAAAAGCAGTTAAAAAGGATTACTAGAGAAACAGCAGGATAAAGTGTACCCAGAGCCATGTTTACATTCCTCTCAATGAATTCATCTCTAATCTCACAGTCAAGCTTCTTCACATTATGCTGGAATATGCGCTAATCTTGGAAGCGAGTACCTTTATTGTATGACCCAGTAGCATTTGTGTGCGTCAGAAGATGTTCTGGTTAGTGTGGctaaatataatttgtataaaCAACTGTTAAATGTGCTCCTGAAAAACCACAGATGTCTGTtttgtcagcttttttttttttttatatcctggATAGAGTTAAGGTTTCAGCTCTTTCCTAGAACAAGAGGCTGCCTCTTTTAAAAGCACATCTCTTTTATTGTTCCTAGGTCAGAGCAGTAACACCGAGTACTGGGAGAAACAGTACCAGCACCTCCTTCAGAACCTGTCACCGAGTCTTTTAGAAGAGTATGGTGAAGATTACATCATGGAGACCAAGGACCTCTTCCAGAATTATGCCAAATCAGCCAACGAGGACCTGAGCCCTGTCGTTAACACCATTGTGGAGGCACTGCTATCGCCGCAGCCTCAGGTACGCTACTATGCCGGGCCTGGTGTCGGCCTTATGTACTTCATCCACAGCTACTTCCCCCTGAGCATCAGTGACAAGTTTCTGCAAAAGCTATTTCTGAAGAAGAAAGTGATACCGCGTGCACTCAGGAAACAGAATGAGCTGAACCTCATCAAGGACAACAACAACGACAtcatcagcaacaacaacaacatcaccAGTATGGAGTAAACCTATTGTAGCTCCATGTATATAAAAGATGCTAGAGGACCACTGTAATCCATTCATAGTGACCCAATGCCaatatgtgtatttgtttttgtgctgttttatataatgtataatgttttttcgttttttggtttggttttttttgtcattttgaaggGATTGTTGAATGGGTTGCTTTCTGAGTAACTATTAAAAACCATTTTGATAGAAATTAAAATGTGGCTTCCCCTTAATATCAGCTGATCCATTCCCTCCAACTTCTTTGGTAATATTAAATTTCACTATGTGATAACACTAGATGTGTATAGTTCATACACCTTCCATTTTTTTACTTGCCTTGGATACTCAACAGATCATAGACTTTGCTTACAAAAGTCCTTCAGAAGTCTTTGAATCAACAGTGCACACCACTGAGCTACATTCTTAACCTCAGGTTCATAAAACTCACACCATTGCTGCTACTGAATGCAAAATCCATTCATGGTTCTACTTCCAATTCATCAGATAAGTTCATCTACTTCATCTACTTTTTGAGATAACCTGAAACTTCATTTCCTGCTTACTTAGCCAGCTACAAGCAATAGAATGTCCACCCATAGTCACAATCTCctgtaaataattcaatttttgtTAAGCAGATCAAGCAGATCACCATTTTTCTTCCAGTTTTACTTCccggtttgtttgttttgattttccaTGGCACCATTATTACtacaaatcaaaaatatttattcctGTTTCTTTATGAATCATATAAACTGTgaatttttatacaaaaaaattaaaagaaagaaaatgtaaactGTCCACTTGTTCATTCTTAGATCATATTAAATTtgactttttaaagaaatccaTTTGCAGTGTCATGCATTCCTTGTCAAAAAGATGAGCAATGACtcatatacatgtgtgtgtgtgtgtgtgtgtgtgtataaataatcaatgatgggatgGTGTGACACAGTCCAACATACATTCACAGACCATTCCACAGCCAAGTATTAAAAACCagactgtaatttttttttaaaagaaggaaaaattatataatatctagagcaggggttctcaaGGTTTTTGGACCAGGGACCCCATTAACTGTAAAATGAGTTCCACAGACTCCCTCAGCATATTAGGCTCATTAGTCAAATGCAATATTCTGTAATATTCTGGCAATTTATTAGAGCCctagagcttttttttcccctgaactTTCCAACAACAGAACCCATTATGACTAAGTTGGCATTATTGACAGGCCTAAATGGTTTTGAGCTATTGAGGTTTGGCTTAAGCCCAGTCAATTGAAGTGACCTGTAAAACAGGCTAATAAATATAAgagctcaataataaatataactttgatAAATGTGGATTGTAATTTCcagcaacattttttaaaaaaaataatcaccgACCCCTCGTCTATGCTTGAGGGACCCCTGGAGGGACCCAGATCCCACTTTGAGAACTACTGTTTTAGAGAAAAAGTAAGTAGTTTCTTCAGTTGTTTAAGTGGAAATATTGTGTGTAaggtttgttttatatttaatttttcccCTTTTGGAGGGTGACAATAATTCTGAATCTGATTTTTGAATGGTCAGCAACTGAGAAAGAGCACAGATTTAGATATGTTTCCTTGTCCACTCAGGAAATAGCATCTTGTTCCATTTCCGTGCTTGGCAGGAGTAGACACAGTGTCCGTGATTCTTGGAAATGACCTTAAATTACCTGGAATGGAGGATGAGAACAGAACCATGGGGGAACAAGGGGACCGTGATTTTCCCTCTCAAATGGGAACTTTGGCCACTGGAGTGGGGTTACGGTGCCAGACATTTAGCTGCTGTCATGCATGTTTACCTCATTAATTGCACATTGGTTTTGGACAGTGTTGAGTTTCTTTGAGAGCAGAGACTGTGTTGTTCCCAAAAGGAAGGAGATGTTGCACATCACTTGAAGATTTGGGCATGTACTTGATGAGCACTTTGCTCACAAACAATGCCAACATGTCAACATTGAAAGGGTGAACAGTGCTTATGTAACATGAACAGAGCTCTAGGACTATATCGAAACTAAGCTTTCCTCTGTGGTACTTTGTCTGACTCTCCAGGAAAAAGCAGCccttaaattaaaatgacagaaGCCTGGAAACTGGTGATCAGATAAATTATTTCCACTAGGCAATACATTTTGTTCTTAAGAGCTCAGAAGATAAGAGTGCTAGCTTCTGTAGAGTTTCTGTGCTACCTAAAAATACTGATAGGCCTTTTTCAAACTTCAAAAACATGGTGAATGAAAAACATTCGTTTTGGCCTTCACAAAGTAAATTGCAGGCCAATGTCAGTCCAGTCCCATCTGCAATTTGCAGATGTGAAGACACACATGGTCAATTTCAAGTCTAtagaaaaggaacaaaaaacTGCTAAAAAGAATAATTTGGGCTGGATTAAAGAGTGGAGAACAGGCATGGGATTTCAGGCATGGCCTTTATCTCAAGAATCAGTTAAAGATTTCAGTTTATCACTGTTAGTTAGGAAATATGCAGTCCAAGTGACATACATCTTGGTATCATTCAGTATGCTTTGGgatcaaagttttttttctcctctgttaTATTTCATCTTAATACCAGGATTTCGATTGAGGAAGTAAAAGAAGAATAAGCAttcatttgtcacatatacattgaGGGAACCTTTCTAAGCATGACTGGTCTGAACCACATGTCTTTGCCCCGTCTTTCTGAATCCATGCATCCCTGTGAAGCCTGCTTCTTTGATCAATCCCACTCCAGTTTCCCTCCAACCAACAGCAGGCCACAGCTGTAGCCAAGTACCTCCGCATGGTGTGAGCTGAGTATAGAAGAGGAGTTTATAAGCATGTGACTGTGCCACACATGCTCGCAAACTAGGGCTCCTACTGTAAACAGTGGGACATAATGATGTACAATCAAAGCTTTTGCACATTCATGATCTCCTTATGTTCAAACATCAATCACAATTTTCCtcacttgtgaaaaaaaatctgtcaaatTCTCTCTTGTGTAGCATTATGCAAGATGTTCTGCAACAATGCTGCTAGGATAACAAAATTGAAGGACAATAGTGGACACATTGTTTTAGCTTGATTCCAAATCACCCACTCAGAAGAACAAATGTTTCCAGGATATCTGTCCAAGATTTGTAATTTCAGACCAGCTGTGCAGGAGTGAGAACAAGGATGTACATGTTTAGCCAATCTTAGCCAAACCACAGAGGTTAAGCAAAGAAAAAGGAGGAATCAAAACAAAGATgtagcaagtaaaaaaaaaaaataaaacagagtaAAGGGCAACAGATTGCACCATGTAGCGATGCAGACCAGTTGTCACCTGCCCTGTTTCTGGAAAATGTACCTTCTACATAATTCTAATCAGTCTGTTTGATTAGTCACATCAGCTCTGTTGGAACTGTAGAAATACATATGTCCAGAAGCATGATAACTgctgtagaaataaaataatgaaacattgcAGTGTGTTCCAACTTCACCTCAAAGCAGGGGTCACACAGCTGAAAATGGGCCATCTGCAAGCTctgttttatactttattacttCAGCATGTTATCAGACCCACCATCTTCAGGGTTATCAATCTTAACCCTTAGAAATCTACATCTGTTTTACTAACTTTCAAAAACAATagcttaatatatatatatatatatatatatatatatatatatatatatatatatatatgtatatatatataagctatTGTTTTTGAAAGTTAGTAAAacagatgtatatatatatatatgtgtgtgtgtgtgtgtatatatatatatatatatatatatatatatatatatatacttatatatatataattttttttaaatagtatttttttatatagtttcACTAATGTCCAGCTTGGAAATTGAACAAcagataaattaaaatataacagcATAGTGCTCAGCATAGTGCTTGTTTGTCCAGTTAACCAAAACAAccaaaatatatgtttttcacTGCAAAACACTGAAGCTAAGACTGTTGGAAAGCTATGTGTTTCTTCTTCAAGACATTATTTAAAGTAAGTCTTTACACCAAATGATTTCCAAACTGTTAAACAAAAAGTCATGATCGTTCATGTCATAAGTGGCGTAACACACCTCAGTGGGTTAATGCTAGGAAAGACTAAAAGAGAAGGAGTGGCTGACATGATGGCATGGTTGTCGATGCCCGATAGGTTGTTGATGCCCGATAAACTTACTTTgtgcaagaaacaaaaaacatccaatgaacGGCCAAAAACACCTTGCtaatgagaaaggtcagaggagaatggccataCTGGTTTAAGCTGACAGCAAACCACTCTTTAACCATGGTGAACCTTGAAAGGAAGGCAAAAACATTATCGATTTACTTATTTC carries:
- the hsd11b2 gene encoding 11-beta-hydroxysteroid dehydrogenase type 2 isoform X2; this encodes MDDYALSFWIYMGVMSVFVGGTLKKFLASHVSAMPSLVAWLGATLLVERLCAMCMPAVLALAVFCATCWLYSLWAAPSPVLPVEGKAVFITGLWALVNNAGVCVNFGDAELSLMSNYRGCMEVNFFGTLCITKTFLPLLRQSKGRIVTISSPSGEQPFPCLASYGASKAALNLFINTLRHELEPWGIKVSTILPSAFKTGQSSNTEYWEKQYQHLLQNLSPSLLEEYGEDYIMETKDLFQNYAKSANEDLSPVVNTIVEALLSPQPQVRYYAGPGVGLMYFIHSYFPLSISDKFLQKLFLKKKVIPRALRKQNELNLIKDNNNDIISNNNNITSME